The proteins below come from a single Lodderomyces elongisporus chromosome 3, complete sequence genomic window:
- the TMS1 gene encoding Membrane protein tms1 — protein sequence MGAAISLPLMPISSLASCFGAAACSAFCTSIGGTFSSSIMTRITYAIILLINSLLSWIALSPFIVHKLEKASFGFINIRCGPDGSQCISFTSVHRINFALGCLHLILAALLIDVKSTSNPRAVIQNGAWKMKIFAWISFILINFILIPDEFFVFYGNHIAIIFSTIFLGIGLILLVDFAHAWAETCLEKIEMEELTGEGDAGFWKKLLIGGTLTMYITSIILTIVMYWFFAGKGCSMNKTAISLNVVFATIISGMSIHNTVQEYNSHAGLAQSSMVVFYCTYLVMSAVASEPDDKFCNPLIRSRGTRTASVVLGAFFTFIAVAYTTTRAAANSAFSTEHDIATTGSGSLSTAMATTSQPAIRNEMRYQAIKQAVDEGSLPESALTQQDLYDDESTGDEEKASVQYNYSLFHLIFFMATQYVATLLTINVKQDDYGDFVPVGRTYFASWVKIVSSWVCFILYGWSLIAPVIWPDRFGVQL from the coding sequence ATGGGTGCAGCAATATCACTACCTTTGATGCCGATATCATCGTTGGCATCGTGCTTTGGTGCAGCTGCGTGCTCAGCATTCTGCACATCCATTGGTGGTACATTTAGCTCATCAATAATGACGAGAATCACGTATGCAATAATACTACTTATAAACTCACTTTTGTCCTGGATAGCGTTGTCCCCGTTTATTGTGCataaacttgaaaaagCATCCTTTGGATTTATAAATATTCGATGTGGACCCGATGGGAGTCAATGTATAAGCTTTACTTCCGTGCATAGGATAAATTTTGCTCTTGGATGTCTTCACCTTATATTGGCTGCTTTGCTTATAGATGTCAAGTCTACAAGTAACCCAAGAGCAGTAATACAAAATGGAGCctggaaaatgaaaatattcGCTTGGATTTCCTTTATACTCATCAACTTTATCCTCATACCAGatgaattttttgttttttacgGAAATCATATTGCCATAATCTTTTCAACGATATTTTTGGGAATTGGTCTTATCCTCTTGGTTGATTTTGCCCATGCATGGGCCGAAACGTGTTTGGAAAAGATTGAGATGGAAGAGCTAACGGGAGAAGGAGATGCTGGTTTTTGGAAGAAACTATTAATTGGAGGAACGCTTACCATGTATATTACCAGTATCATATTAACAATTGTTATGTACTGGTTTTTTGCCGGTAAAGGTTGTTCAATGAATAAAACTGCAATTAGCTTGAATGTAGTGTTTGCCACTATTATATCCGGAATGTCGATCCACAATACTGTGCAAGAGTACAATTCACATGCTGGGTTGGCGCAATCGTCGATGGTGGTGTTTTACTGCACCTATTTGGTGATGTCTGCAGTAGCTTCAGAGCCAGATGACAAATTCTGTAATCCATTAATTAGATCGAGAGGGACTAGAACAGCCAGTGTTGTTCTAGGAGCATTTTTCACATTTATTGCTGTTGCATATACTACAACGAGAGCAGCTGCCAATTCTGCATTTAGCACCGAGCACGATATTGCAACCACTGGGTCGGGATCATTATCTACTGCAATGGCAACCACGAGTCAACCAGCGATTAGGAACGAAATGAGATACCAGGCTATTAAGCAAGCTGTTGACGAAGGGTCGTTACCAGAGAGTGCATTAACGCAGCAAGATTTGTATGACGATGAAAGTACCGGAGACGAAGAGAAGGCTTCAGTTCAATACAACTATTCCTTATTCCATCTCATCTTTTTCATGGCGACACAATACGTGGCCACCTTGTTAACAATCAATGTAAAGCAAGATGATTACGGTGATTTTGTTCCCGTAGGTAGAACTTATTTTGCAAGTTGGGTCAAGATTGTAAGTTCATGGGtttgttttattctttacGGATGGAGCTTAATTGCTCCAGTTATTTGGCCCGATAGATTCGGTGTCCAACTTTAG
- the ELP4 gene encoding Elongator subunit elp4, producing MSFRKRGEIVNGGGATGSPGAGAGAGTIGGPRGMPTRVQQVPLTTNRQSSFSTIGRPIPSLSSVSSSNSAIRTSGPTQQHRVASVKSRDAIEDDLSIRIMQNPGVRPSLSNSQPTVSTGSSDLDKILLHQGLPIGNSILVEESGTTDFATVLLRAFASQGIMHNRIEPNTLHSHVIVFGMSPYWSNDLPGLYKGSSREQKKARIAENESKLSVSNIAHNSNVARDESKMKIAWRYGLNKKAEESGKNKDDATNTAYEHYNNQFDITQKLVPGPSPQEISYVPMSSSATAIITQIESIIKTQLRSNPLKVIRLVIPGLLNPSLYPPTFSGPTVIFPFVHSLRSLLRRYENNLVVIASLPLDLFPRSSSLTGIFETLFDAVIHLQPFNQEMTQLIEKAYKNEPAKIQQGLVNIIKLPILSEKGLMMVHDGEYAFKNGKKKFEIEVWGIPVEHDSKEDEKSKVTPEGGQTTKSIDF from the coding sequence ATGTCATTTAGAAAAAGAGGCGAAATCGTAAATGGCGGCGGTGCTACTGGCAGTCccggtgctggtgctggtgctggaaCAATAGGTGGCCCCAGAGGTATGCCAACTCGAGTCCAACAAGTACCATTAACAACCAATAGACAGTCTAGTTTCAGTACTATTGGGCGTCCCATCCCATCCTTATCATCCGTTTCTTCATCTAACTCTGCAATTCGTACTTCTGGTCCTACCCAACAACACAGAGTAGCATCGGTGAAGCTGCGAGATGCTATAGAGGATGACTTGTCTATACGAATAATGCAAAACCCTGGAGTTCGACCCTCGTTGAGCAATTCCCAACCAACAGTACTGACGGGCAGTTCAGATCTAGATAAGATCCTTTTGCATCAAGGATTGCCAATTGGAAATTCTATTTTGGTGGAGGAGTCGGGAACGACTGACTTTGCCACTGTATTGTTAAGAGCGTTTGCATCGCAAGGGATAATGCATAATAGGATAGAGCCAAATACTTTGCATTCGCATGTGATTGTTTTTGGAATGTCACCATACTGGTCAAATGATCTTCCAGGATTGTACAAGGGATCGTCGAGGGAGCAGAAAAAGGCCAGAATTGCCGAAAATGAATCAAAATTGAGTGTTTCAAATATTGCACACAACTCGAATGTAGCTAGAGATGAactgaagatgaaaattgCTTGGCGGTATGGACTAAATAAGAAAGCTGAAGAACTGGGGAAGAATAAAGATGATGCAACAAACACTGCATACGAGCACTACAATAATCAATTCGACATCACTCAGAAACTTGTGCCTGGTCCTAGTCCTCAAGAAATCTCGTATGTTCCAATGTCGAGTTCAGCAACGGCCATTATTACCCAAATTGAGAGTATTATCAAGACCCAACTTAGATCCAATCCATTAAAAGTTATTAGATTAGTTATCCCAGGTTTGCTAAATCCATCATTATATCCACCTACATTTAGTGGCCCTACTGTTATTTTCCCATTCGTACATTCCCTTAGATCTTTGTTACGTCGATATGAGAACAATCTTGTAGTGATAGCTTCGCTTCCACTTGATTTGTTTCCGAGGTCCAGCTCATTAACTGGTATATTTGAAACGTTGTTTGATGCAGTGATTCACTTGCAGCCATTCAATCAAGAAATGACCcaattgattgaaaaagCCTACAAAAACGAGCCCGCTAAAATCCAACAGGGTTTGGTGAATATAATTAAGTTGCCTATCTTATCAGAAAAGGGATTGATGATGGTTCATGACGGAGAGTATGCTTTTAAGaatggaaagaagaagtttgaaattgaagtttGGGGTATTCCAGTCGAACACGAttcaaaagaagatgaaaagagTAAAGTCACGCCCGAAGGTGGTCAAACTACCAAAAGCATTGATTTTTAG
- the DLH1 gene encoding carboxymethylenebutenolidase, which produces MEVANQVQSIDILQDHGINASDITKLRSAGICSIATVLSTTRRNLTKIKGLSEVKVEKIKEAAGKIKTTGFIPATILAEQRQRVFTITTGSKQFDEILGGGITSMSITEVFGEFRCGKTQLCHTLCVAAQLPKDLGGGEGRVAYIDTEGTFRPERIRAIANRFGVDPDNCLENISYARALNSEHQIELVEQLGNELAEGTYSLLIVDSILACFRVDYSGRGELNERQQKLNQHLSHLTRLAEDYNIAVFLTNQVQSDPGASSLFAAADGRKPVGGHVLAHASATRILLRKGRGEERVGKLQDSPNMPEKECVYVIGEGGIKDSE; this is translated from the exons ATGGAAGTTGCAAATCAAGTCCAATCCATTGATATACTTCAAGATCATGGCATTAATGCTAGTGACATTACCAAACTTCGCAGTGCTGGTATATGTTCTATTGCT ACAGTTTTGTCCACAACACGAAGAAACCTTACCAAAATCAAAGGGCTTAGTGAGgtaaaagttgaaaagattaaagAGGCAGCAGGAAAAATCAAG ACTACGGGCTTCATTCCTGCTACTATCCTAGCGGAGCAACGACAAAGAGTGTTTACGATAACTACCGGTTCCAAGCAATTCGATGAAATTCTTGGAGGAGGAATAACCTCCATGAGCATTACCGAAGTATTTGGTGAGTTTAGATGCGGTAAGACGCAATTGTGTCATACATTGTGTGTTGCTGCTCAATTACCAAAAGACCTTGGAGGTGGAGAGGGCAGAGTTGCGTACATTGACACTGAAGGAACATTTAGACCCGAACGAATTAGGGCCATAGCCAACCGTTTTGGAGTTGATCCTGATAATTGTCTTGAAAATATTTCGTACGCTCGAGCATTGAACAGCGAACACCAGATTGAACTTGTTGAGCAATTGGGCAATGAGTTGGCCGAGGGTACGTACAGCTTGTTGATTGTCGATTCAATATTAGCATGTTTTAGAGTCGATTATTCAGGTAGAGGCGAATTAAATGAAAGGCAGCAGAAACTAAACCAACACTTGAGCCATTTGACAAGACTCGCTGAAGACTACAACATAGCCGTGTTCTTGACCAATCAAGTGCAAAGTGACCCTGGTGCGAGTAGTTTATTTGCTGCGGCAGACGGTAGGAAACCAGTTGGAGGACATGTTTTGGCTCatgcatcagcaacaaggATCTTGTTAAGAAAAGGGCGAGGAGAAGAGAGAGTTGGTAAATTGCAGGACAGTCCCAACATGCCAGAGAAAGAATGTGTTTATGTAATTGGTGAAGGAGGGATTAAGGATAGCGAATGA
- the CDC54 gene encoding MCM DNA helicase complex subunit: MSSSPPHGSSNNHDFDSTNYNGDSLDRNSDSISQSQHQQYNQQQQSQQPPAVPSSPLFFNSSSQPNSEIGNSQIHRRNDVSSPLHYSSSVHHTSDMGNFSSQRTSRVHDVDRIMRRHQRSDLNDGASSPSRRTFTQRSTQPSLLSTSSVMNTDSMEPDEPVRVIWGTNVSIQECSNLFKEFLLTYKYKYRKEMDGKDIEPEDHEFYYQAKLRTIRDLGLTNLNLDAKNLLSYPPTRKLYHQLINYPQEIIPIMDHTIKDCLIQIINDDTEGESGGLGTGTGTGAGAGTGAGAGDGVGAASVAATAAASLDQIESNIYTIRPYNINMVEKGMRELNPNDIDKLVSVKGLTLRSTSIIPDMKVAFFKCNACGHTVGVEIDRGVISEPTKCPREVCGQTNSMVLIHNRSSFADKQVIKLQETPDLVPDGQTPHSINLCVYDELVDTTRAGDRVEVCGIFRSLPVRVNSRQRALKSLYKTYLDVVHIKKIDKKRLGADITTLENELTEKDQEVEQTRMITPEEVAKIKEVSQRDDLYEVLARSLAPSIYEMDDVKKGILLQLFGGTNKTFKKGGRYRGDINVLLCGDPSTSKSQILQYVHKIAPRGVYTSGKGSSAVGLTAYITRDIDTKQLVLESGALVLSDGGVCCIDEFDKMSDSTRSVLHEVMEQQTISIAKAGIITTLNARTSILASANPVNSRYDPDLPVTANIDLPPPLLSRFDLVYLILDKVDEKIDRQLARHLTDMYLEDRPDRVTNNFVLPVELLTLYIQYAKENFNPVMSEEGKNELVRAYVEMRKLGEDARFSEKRITATTRQLESMIRLSEAHAKMRLSPTVELIDVKEAVRLIKSAIKDYATDPVTGRIDMDMVQTGTTSQQRRIKEDLVKEIMKIIEENNNLIRFNDLSLKINERSSFRIENNDINDALKRLVQEGKIVETGDHHRRTIRKIALI; the protein is encoded by the coding sequence ATGTCGTCTTCACCACCACATGGCAGTAGTAATAACCATGATTTTGATTCCACAAACTACAATGGAGACTCCTTAGATCGAAACTCTGATTCCATATCCCAAAGtcagcatcaacaatacaaccaacaacaacagctgcaACAACCACCTGCAGTCCCTTCATCACCGCTATTCTtcaattcttcttcacaGCCAAATTcagaaattggaaattcACAAATACATAGGAGAAATGATGTATCATCACCGTTGCACTACTCCTCGTCGGTGCATCATACCTCAGATATGGGAAACTTTAGCTCTCAGCGTACTAGTCGTGTTCATGATGTTGACAGAATCATGAGAAGACATCAAAGAAGTGATTTAAATGACGGTGCTTCATCTCCTCTGCGTAGGACTTTTACGCAAAGATCCACACAACCAAGTCTattatcaacatcatcagtCATGAATACAGATTCAATGGAACCCGACGAGCCTGTGAGAGTCATTTGGGGTACCAATGTCTCGATTCAAGAGTGCTCAAATCTCTTTAAAGAGTTCTTGTTAACGTATAAGTACAAGTACAGAAAGGAAATGGACGGTAAGGACATCGAGCCAGAAGACCACGAGTTTTATTACCAAGCAAAATTGAGAACCATTAGAGATTTGGGGTTGACCAATCTCAATTTGGATGCTAAAAACTTGCTTAGTTACCCTCCAACCAGAAAGCTTTATCATCAATTGATCAATTACCCACAAGAAATTATTCCAATTATGGATCACACTATCAAGGATTGCTTAATTCAAATAATCAATGATGATACTGAAGGTGAATCAGGAGGGCTAGGTACTGGAACCGGTACTGGAGCTGGAGCTGGAACCGGAGCTGGGGCTGGAGATGGTGTTGGGGCagcctctgttgctgcaacagcagcagctagTCTTGATCAAATTGAAAGCAATATCTACACCATTCGTCCTTACAACATTAATATGGTTGAGAAGGGAATGAGAGAGTTGAATCCAAACGATATCGACAAATTGGTGAGTGTTAAAGGGTTGACGTTACGTTCTACATCTATAATCCCAGATATGAAAGTTGCATTCTTCAAATGTAATGCTTGTGGCCACACTGTGGGTGTGGAAATTGATCGTGGTGTTATCTCCGAACCAACAAAGTGTCCAAGAGAAGTCTGTGGTCAGACAAACTCCATGGTGTTAATACACAATAGATCGTCATTTGCCGATAAGCAAGTTATAAAATTACAAGAAACACCAGATTTGGTACCGGATGGTCAAACTCCACATTCGATCAATTTGTGTGTTTATGATGAATTGGTGGATACTACTCGTGCAGGTGATCGTGTCGAAGTATGCGGTATTTTTAGATCACTTCCGGTAAGAGTGAATTCAAGACAACGTGCATTGAAGAGTTTGTACAAGACATACTTGGATGTGGTACATATTAAAAAGATTGACAAAAAGCGTCTTGGTGCCGATATTACAACTTTGGAGAATGAGTTAACAGAGAAAGATCAAGAAGTCGAACAGACGAGAATGATTACCCCTGAGGAAGTTgccaaaatcaaagaagTTTCTCAAAGAGATGACTTATATGAGGTTTTAGCCAGATCATTAGCTCCCTCAATTTATGAGATGGATGATGTTAAAAAGGGTATCTTGTTGCAATTATTTGGTGGTACAAACAAGACATTTAAGAAAGGTGGTAGGTATAGAGGTGATATCAATGTCTTGCTTTGTGGTGATCCGTCAACGTCGAAATCGCAGATATTGCAGTATGTGCACAAGATAGCACCAAGGGGTGTTTACACCTCGGGTAAAGGTTCCTCGGCAGTTGGTTTGACTGCATACATAACAAGAGATATTGATACCAAGCAATTGGTTTTGGAAAGTGGTGCCTTGGTGTTATCAGATGGTGGTGTTTGTTGTATTGATGAGTTTGACAAGATGAGTGATTCTACTAGATCCGTGTTGCATGAAGTTATGGAACAACAGACTATTTCTATTGCAAAAGCAGGTATCATTACCACTTTGAATGCACGAACTTCCATATTGGCATCTGCAAATCCGGTAAACTCTCGTTATGACCCTGATTTGCCAGTGACCGCCAACATAGACTTGCCACCTCCATTGTTATCGAGATTTGATTTAGTATACTTGATATTGGATAAGGTTGACGAGAAGATAGATAGACAATTGGCTAGACATTTGACCGATATGTACTTGGAGGACAGACCCGACCGAGTCACCAACAATTTTGTGTTGCCCGTTGAATTGTTGACTCTTTATATTCAATATGCAAAGGAAAATTTCAACCCGGTGATGTCAGAGGAAGGTAAGAATGAATTAGTTCGTGCATATGTGGAGATGAGGAAGCTTGGAGAAGATGCCAGATTCTccgaaaaaagaattactGCAACTACAAGGCAATTAGAATCTATGATCAGATTAAGTGAAGCCCACGCCAAGATGAGACTATCACCAACTGTCGAATTAATTGACGTTAAAGAGGCAGTGAGGTTGATCAAGTCAGCAATCAAGGATTATGCGACCGATCCGGTAACTGGAAGAATTGATATGGATATGGTTCAAACAGGTACAACATCACAACAACGAAGGATTAAAGAGGATTTGGTCAAGGAGATTATGAAGattattgaagaaaataataactTGATCAGATTCAATGACTTGAGTTTAAAGATAAATGAACGAAGTTCTTTTCGGATTGAGAATAATGATATCAATGATGCTCTAAAGCGATTGGTGCAAGAAGGTAAAATTGTCGAAACTGGAGACCACCACAGACGTACTATTAGGAAAATAGCCCTCATTTAG
- a CDS encoding uncharacterized protein (BUSCO:EOG09260W8D), translating into MTYPLMDFSKRELDPFTSRQHLLHHTYSPLISLQSTINADLLLQSALEQNDKDIENVVNDDGHVDDVEGDVDDVDVNDDDGSRTDVKSSGFKNVSTSALQIFRPFGNNVRYSIPNQQFKITNNQLITKTYASFPVRFEPTLSELLSISTAQQMQASTSQAAHTSDVSSATAASSSDRLSNSGSLPPIQQMTSSPQLQQLFSISSLEKYLRHLANKDQIGVDEIKTTISENNDAGADDLYLTFFDKIITSNRITPFETFNHPISHLFVINYEKDSIDDLRSSIVKFRNYNFPKYFQIDDLLMHVFVVYNPGEVKINDVMTTQSEIKKKLNINSTLLPVAENKSNEYVEISTVENCTIEEDIQRLSFRDPSTNLNISKPLDSAIRGSIYEFINKYLIPHMQTKIRAWDDQFLQPKKSIAGRFFSASRKLFNNNSDSNLLSSVSSSSGSASHSIPSTPASFNFAENFYYKSTPEQSIRKLADWSLILRDFKYAYSTYDLVKKDYSNDRAWIYVASAQEMCIVSLLLAQTQQMPNPSSRPQPPDKNTLRKIRHDIIEPFMDNLCYTFKSRFNLKTYCFKSQLMVVELLLAMSQMYNLAWWWQDLIEKYLLQLLGDFSQHLSAVNASQWSSSPLSYSLIKAVLSERIGYTNASFYKVSEIMGTKAPSDIEGKTLEEQGMYVNKQKLLPIQSTAGLTRLRKAALWYLISIREWKSANNKSKNYYNLLEAVENIYRDGCSDYKDDLMWFNRKDTLFSIFKE; encoded by the exons atgacatat CCTTTAATGGACTTTTCGAAAAGAGAATTGGATCCGTTTACATCGCGGCAGCATTTGCTTCATCATACATATTCTCCCCTAATCTCGTTGCAATCCACGATTAATGCCGACTTGTTACTCCAATCAGCTCTTGAACAAAATGACAAGGACATTGAGAATGTCGTTAATGATGATGGTCACGTTGATGACGTTGAAGGCGacgttgatgatgttgatgtaaatgatgatgatggcaGCAGAACCGATGTCAAGAGCTCCGGCTTCAAGAATGTGCTGACTTCAGCCTTACAGATCTTTAGACCATTTGGAAACAATGTGAGATACAGCATACCAAATCAACAGTTTAAAATTACCAATAACCAATTAATCACAAAGACATATGCTAGCTTCCCCGTGAGATTTGAGCCAACGTTACTGGAACTATTGTCTATCTCTACGGCACAGCAGATGCAAGCAAGTACATCTCAAGCAGCACATACATCTGATGTGTCGTCTGCAACTGCTGCATCTTCCTCGGATAGGCTTTCAAATAGTGGGTCGCTACCTCCCATCCAACAAATGACATCTTCCCcgcaactacaacaactattcaGTATATCATCATTAGAAAAATATCTTCGTCACTTGGCCAATAAAGATCAAATAGGCGTAGATGAAATCAAAACTACCATTCTGGAAAACAATGACGCTGGTGCAGATGATTTATATTTAACATTCTTTGACAAGATCATCACTTCAAACAGGATTACACCATTTGAAACATTTAATCATCCCATCAGCCACCTATTTGTGATTAATTATGAAAAGGACTCTATTGACGACTTGCGCCTGTCAATTGTTAAATTTCGAAACTATAATTTCCCCAAATATTTCCAAATTGATGATTTATTAATGCATGTTTTCGTTGTTTACAACCCAGGTGAGGTGAAGATCAATGACGTGATGACTACGCAATctgaaattaaaaagaaactaaaCATTAACAGCACACTATTACCAGTTGCTGAGAATAAATCCAATGAGTATGTTGAAATATCTACTGTGGAGAATTGcacaattgaagaagatatCCAAAGGCTTTCATTTAGGGACCCAAGTACAAATTTGAACATATCCAAACCATTAGACTCAGCAATCCGTGGAAGCATTTATGAGTTTATCAACAAGTATTTGATTCCCCACATGCAAACGAAAATCCGCGCTTGGGATGATCAATTTCTACAACCCAAAAAGTCCATTGCTGGTCGTTTTTTCTCGGCCTCGAGGaaacttttcaacaataatagtGATTCAAATTTACTTTCTTCCGTCTCCTCGTCGTCTGGATCTGCGTCTCACTCGATACCATCGACACCTGCATCATTCAATTTTGCAGAGAATTTCTACTACAAGTCGACACCAGAACAGTCAATCCGTAAGCTTGCAGATTGGTCGTTAATACTTCGAGATTTTAAATATGCTTACTCAACATATGATCTTGTAAAAAAGGACTATAGTAATGACCGTGCATGGATATATGTTGCCTCTGCGCAAGAAATGTGTATTGTATCACTCCTCTTGGCACAAACTCAACAAATGCCAAATCCATCCCTGCGACCTCAGCCACCGGATAAAAACACTTTAAGGAAGATTAGACACGATATAATTGAGCCGTTTATGGACAACTTGTGCTATACTTTCAAGTCTCGattcaatttgaaaacttaTTGTTTTAAAAGCCAATTGATGGTGGTTGAACTCCTATTGGCAATGAGTCAGATGTACAACCTTGCGTGGTGGTGGCAAGACCTTATAGAGAAGTACTTACTCCAGCTTTTGGGCGACTTTAGCCAACACTTGAGTGCTGTTAATGCGCTGCAAtggctgctgctgccgTTAAGTTACTCATTGATTAAAGCTGTATTATCAGAAAGAATCGGTTATACAAATGCAAGTTTTTACAAAGTTTCCGAAATAATGGGAACAAAAGCGCCACTGGATATTGAAGGAAAGACACTCGAGGAACAAGGAATGTACGTTAATAAACAAAAGCTATTGCCCATTCAATCAACTGCGGGGTTAACACGACTTCGCAAGGCTGCATTATGGTATTTGATCTCGATAAGGGAATGGAAGCTGGCGAATAACAAATCGAAAAACTATTATAACTTATTAGAGGCTGTTGAGAATATCTACAGAGATGGTTGTAGTGATTATAAAGACGATTTGATGTGGTTTAATAGAAAAGATACATTATTTAGCATATTTAAAGAGTAA